A stretch of Bordetella genomosp. 13 DNA encodes these proteins:
- the rfbB gene encoding dTDP-glucose 4,6-dehydratase, translating into MTVLVTGGAGFIGANFVQDWLAACDEPVVNLDKLTYAGNLDNLAALRDDPRHRFVHGDICDAALLRRLLAEHRPRAVVHFAAESHVDRSIQGPGEFIQTNVMGTFQLLEAVRSYWHELRGDERSAFRHVHISTDEVYGSLAPHEPAFTETHPYQPNSPYSASKAASDHLARAYHHTYGLPVLTTNCSNNYGPYQFPEKLIPLVIHNALAGKPLPVYGDGMQVRDWLYVGDHCSGVRRVLEAGLPGQTYNIGGNNEQANLDVVRTLCKLLDELRPDPQGPYERLITFVRDRPGHDRRYAIDMRKLARELGWTPEHDFASGVRLTVQWYLDHPEWVQRATSGDYRHWVAAQYAP; encoded by the coding sequence ATGACTGTGCTCGTTACCGGCGGCGCCGGCTTCATCGGCGCCAATTTCGTGCAAGACTGGCTCGCCGCCTGCGACGAGCCGGTGGTCAACCTCGACAAGCTCACCTACGCGGGTAACCTGGACAACCTCGCTGCCCTTCGGGACGATCCGCGCCATCGCTTCGTCCACGGCGACATTTGCGACGCCGCGCTGCTGCGGCGGCTGCTGGCCGAACATCGGCCCCGCGCGGTGGTGCACTTCGCGGCCGAGTCGCACGTGGACCGCTCGATCCAAGGCCCCGGCGAGTTCATCCAGACCAATGTGATGGGCACTTTCCAGCTGCTGGAAGCGGTGCGGAGCTACTGGCACGAGCTGCGGGGCGACGAACGCTCCGCGTTTCGCCACGTGCACATCTCCACCGACGAGGTCTACGGATCGCTGGCGCCGCACGAGCCCGCCTTCACCGAGACGCATCCGTACCAGCCCAACAGCCCCTATTCGGCCAGCAAGGCGGCCAGCGACCACCTGGCGCGGGCCTATCACCACACCTACGGCCTGCCGGTGCTGACCACCAACTGCTCGAACAATTACGGCCCGTACCAGTTCCCCGAGAAACTCATCCCACTGGTCATCCACAATGCGCTCGCCGGCAAGCCGCTGCCTGTCTACGGGGACGGCATGCAGGTGCGCGACTGGCTGTACGTGGGCGACCATTGCAGCGGCGTGCGCCGGGTGCTCGAGGCCGGCCTGCCCGGCCAGACCTACAACATCGGCGGCAACAACGAGCAGGCCAATCTGGACGTGGTGCGCACGCTGTGCAAGCTGCTGGACGAATTGCGCCCCGACCCACAAGGACCGTACGAGCGCCTCATCACCTTCGTGCGCGATCGGCCAGGCCACGACAGGCGCTACGCCATCGACATGCGCAAGCTGGCGCGCGAACTGGGCTGGACGCCCGAGCACGACTTCGCAAGCGGCGTCCGCCTGACGGTGCAGTGGTACCTCGACCACCCGGAATGGGTCCAGCGCGCCACCAGCGGCGACTACCGCCACTGGGTCGCCGCGCAATATGCGCCATGA
- the dksA gene encoding RNA polymerase-binding protein DksA: MATKAATKKSSKSANETAIDLPSEEELLAMTEADYMNDRQLAFFKERLKQLEQDILANAGETTEHLRETQFVPDPADRATIEEEHALELRTRDRERKLLKKVQQAIARIDSGEYGWCEETGEPIGIPRLLARPTATLSLEAQERREMRQKLYGD, from the coding sequence ATGGCTACCAAGGCAGCAACCAAGAAATCAAGCAAGTCGGCGAACGAGACGGCGATTGATCTGCCCAGCGAAGAAGAATTGCTGGCCATGACCGAGGCCGACTACATGAACGACCGCCAGCTGGCGTTCTTCAAAGAGCGGCTCAAGCAACTCGAGCAGGACATCCTGGCCAACGCCGGCGAAACCACCGAGCACCTGCGCGAGACGCAGTTCGTCCCCGACCCGGCCGACCGCGCCACCATCGAAGAAGAACACGCGCTCGAACTGCGCACGCGCGACCGCGAGCGCAAGCTGCTGAAGAAGGTGCAGCAGGCCATCGCCCGAATCGACAGCGGCGAATACGGCTGGTGCGAAGAAACCGGCGAGCCCATCGGCATTCCGCGTCTGCTGGCCCGCCCCACGGCCACCCTGTCGCTGGAAGCCCAGGAACGCCGTGAAATGCGCCAGAAGCTGTACGGCGACTGA
- a CDS encoding CobW family GTP-binding protein: MNTPRSVDKMVPVTILTGFLGAGKTTLLKRILTEYHGRRIAVIENEFGPESIDNDLLVQDSDEEIIELSNGCVCCTVRGDLMRTLSDLRAKREAGQLSFERVIIETTGMANPGPVCQTFFMDDDIAEYYRLDAVVTVVDAKHGMATLDAQPEAQKQVGFADRILVSKKDLVNEVDYEALRARLVRINPRAPITPVHFGEADLKSLIDISGFNLNSILDIDPDFLAGEHPDAAHDHDHDHDHDHACGDDCGHPQHHHHQHNDEIGAFVFRSNKPFDPARLEEFLGGVVQVYGPDLMRYKGILYMKGINRRMLFQGVHMMMGAEPGKPWTSAEKPSTKMVFIGRKLPQEIFTRGLEQCLVG, encoded by the coding sequence ATGAATACCCCGCGCAGTGTGGACAAAATGGTTCCCGTCACCATCCTCACCGGCTTTCTCGGAGCCGGCAAGACGACCCTGCTCAAACGCATCCTCACCGAATATCACGGCCGCCGCATCGCGGTGATCGAGAACGAGTTCGGGCCCGAAAGCATCGACAACGACCTGCTGGTGCAAGACAGCGATGAGGAGATCATCGAACTGTCCAACGGTTGCGTGTGCTGCACCGTGCGTGGCGACCTCATGCGCACGCTCTCCGATCTGCGCGCCAAGCGCGAGGCGGGCCAGCTGAGCTTCGAACGCGTCATCATCGAGACCACCGGCATGGCCAACCCCGGCCCGGTGTGCCAGACCTTCTTCATGGACGACGACATCGCCGAGTACTACCGCCTCGACGCGGTGGTCACGGTCGTCGACGCCAAGCACGGCATGGCCACGCTGGACGCCCAGCCCGAGGCGCAGAAGCAGGTCGGGTTCGCAGATCGCATCCTGGTGTCCAAGAAAGACCTGGTCAACGAAGTCGACTACGAGGCGCTGCGCGCCCGCCTGGTGCGCATCAATCCGCGCGCGCCCATCACGCCGGTTCATTTCGGCGAGGCCGATCTCAAGTCGCTCATCGACATCAGCGGCTTCAACCTGAACTCGATCCTGGACATCGACCCCGACTTCCTGGCGGGCGAGCATCCCGACGCCGCGCACGATCATGATCACGACCATGACCACGATCACGCCTGCGGCGATGACTGCGGTCACCCGCAACACCATCATCACCAGCACAACGACGAGATCGGCGCTTTCGTGTTCCGCTCGAACAAGCCCTTCGATCCGGCACGGCTCGAGGAATTCCTGGGCGGCGTGGTGCAGGTGTACGGACCCGACCTGATGCGGTACAAGGGCATCCTGTACATGAAGGGCATCAACCGCCGCATGCTGTTCCAGGGCGTACACATGATGATGGGCGCCGAGCCCGGCAAGCCCTGGACCTCAGCCGAAAAGCCATCTACCAAGATGGTCTTCATCGGACGCAAACTGCCTCAGGAAATCTTCACCCGGGGCCTGGAGCAATGCCTGGTCGGGTGA
- a CDS encoding copper-binding protein produces the protein MILAAVAVPAAYGQQASASGEVRRVDAAAGKVTLKHGAISALELPAMTLVYQADPKLLADIKPGDKVSFTAERKDGKYTVTQISK, from the coding sequence ATGATCCTGGCCGCGGTGGCCGTGCCGGCCGCCTATGGCCAGCAGGCCAGCGCCAGCGGCGAGGTGCGGCGCGTGGACGCGGCGGCGGGCAAGGTCACGTTGAAGCACGGGGCGATCTCGGCCCTGGAACTGCCGGCAATGACGCTCGTGTATCAGGCCGATCCGAAACTGTTGGCCGACATCAAGCCCGGCGACAAGGTGAGCTTTACCGCCGAGCGCAAGGACGGCAAGTACACCGTCACCCAGATCTCGAAATAA
- the hslV gene encoding ATP-dependent protease subunit HslV, whose translation MEQFHATTIVCVRRGNRVALGGDGQVTLGNIVIKGTARKIRRLYHDKILAGFAGATADAFTLQERFEAKLEKHQGHLMRAAVELTRDWRTDRVLRRLEAMLIVADAEHTLVLTGNGDVLEPEHGLAAIGSGGAYAQSAALALLRNTELPPEDIVKQSLEIAGDLCIYTNQNHVIEVLGE comes from the coding sequence ATGGAACAATTTCACGCTACCACCATCGTCTGCGTCCGCCGCGGCAATCGCGTCGCGCTGGGCGGCGACGGACAGGTCACGCTGGGCAACATCGTCATCAAGGGCACGGCGCGCAAAATCCGCCGCCTGTACCACGACAAGATCCTGGCGGGCTTCGCCGGCGCCACGGCCGACGCATTCACGCTGCAAGAGCGTTTCGAGGCCAAGCTCGAAAAGCACCAGGGCCACCTGATGCGCGCCGCCGTCGAACTAACGCGCGACTGGCGCACCGACCGCGTACTGCGCCGCCTGGAAGCCATGCTGATCGTGGCAGACGCCGAACATACGCTGGTGCTTACCGGCAACGGCGACGTGCTCGAGCCCGAGCATGGCCTGGCGGCCATCGGGTCCGGCGGCGCCTATGCGCAGTCCGCCGCCCTGGCCTTGCTGCGCAACACCGAACTGCCGCCCGAAGACATCGTCAAGCAGTCGCTCGAGATCGCGGGCGACCTGTGCATCTACACCAACCAGAACCACGTGATCGAAGTGCTGGGCGAATAA
- the rfbD gene encoding dTDP-4-dehydrorhamnose reductase: MKILLLGATGQLGRSLAPVLGSHGELTALDRGKADLSDLEGLRRVVLAHAPDVIVNAAAHTAVDQAEREPAAAMRINAEAVAVLAQLARERGALLVHYSTDYVFDGAKTGAYIESDAAHPLNVYGRSKLAGEQAVLDSGCQGVVLRTSWVYAAHGANFVRSVLALAASHDTLRMVADQVGAPTATSRIASVSAQVIAASLAGRLPSGLYHLAATGAVDRHTLACHIVERALRNGLPLRLRPEHIQPIDTPEDPARARRPLNSRLDSSALARALDIELPDWRVDLDATVDALTR, from the coding sequence ATGAAGATACTGCTGCTCGGCGCGACGGGACAGTTGGGCAGGAGCCTGGCGCCGGTGCTCGGCAGCCACGGTGAACTGACGGCGCTCGACCGCGGCAAGGCGGACCTGTCCGACCTCGAGGGGCTGCGGCGCGTCGTGCTGGCGCACGCCCCGGACGTCATCGTCAACGCCGCGGCCCATACCGCGGTCGACCAGGCCGAACGCGAGCCGGCCGCGGCCATGCGCATCAACGCCGAGGCCGTGGCGGTGCTGGCGCAGCTGGCCCGCGAGCGCGGCGCGCTGCTGGTGCACTATTCCACCGACTATGTCTTCGACGGCGCCAAGACAGGCGCCTATATCGAGAGCGATGCGGCGCACCCGCTGAACGTCTACGGGCGGTCCAAGCTGGCGGGCGAGCAAGCGGTGCTGGACAGCGGCTGCCAAGGCGTGGTGCTGCGCACGAGCTGGGTGTACGCCGCCCACGGCGCCAACTTCGTCAGGTCGGTACTGGCGTTGGCCGCCTCGCACGACACGCTGCGGATGGTGGCCGACCAGGTCGGCGCGCCCACCGCCACGTCGCGTATCGCAAGCGTCAGCGCCCAGGTCATCGCGGCCAGCCTGGCGGGGCGACTGCCATCGGGCCTGTACCATCTGGCCGCCACGGGCGCGGTCGACCGGCACACGCTGGCGTGCCATATCGTCGAACGCGCATTACGCAACGGCCTGCCCTTGCGGTTGCGGCCCGAGCATATCCAGCCCATCGACACGCCGGAAGATCCGGCGCGCGCCCGCCGGCCGCTCAACAGCCGCCTGGACAGCAGTGCGCTGGCACGCGCGCTGGACATCGAGCTGCCGGACTGGCGCGTCGACCTGGACGCCACCGTCGACGCGTTGACGCGTTGA
- the lipB gene encoding lipoyl(octanoyl) transferase LipB, translating to MRDYTDERTPDDADEIWLCEHAPVYTLGQAGLDRHLLDAKGIPVVRCDRGGQATYHGPGQVVAYVLLDLRRARLYVREYVALLEEAVIGTLREFGIRGACRKPGAPGVFVPDPHGGPELAKIAALGIKVRNGRAYHGMSINVDMDLSPFLGINPCGYEGLRTVDMATCGVRADLSEVGHRLAARVVPEISSEGLCG from the coding sequence ATGCGCGACTACACCGACGAGCGCACGCCCGACGATGCCGACGAGATCTGGCTGTGCGAGCACGCTCCGGTCTACACCCTGGGCCAGGCAGGCCTGGACCGCCACCTGCTGGACGCCAAGGGCATACCCGTCGTGCGCTGCGATCGCGGCGGCCAGGCCACCTATCACGGACCGGGCCAGGTGGTGGCGTACGTGCTGCTGGACCTGCGCCGCGCGCGCCTGTACGTGCGCGAATACGTGGCCCTGCTCGAAGAGGCCGTGATCGGCACCCTGCGAGAGTTCGGCATACGCGGCGCCTGTCGCAAGCCCGGCGCGCCGGGCGTGTTCGTTCCCGACCCCCACGGCGGCCCGGAACTGGCCAAGATCGCCGCGCTGGGCATCAAGGTGCGCAACGGACGCGCGTACCACGGCATGTCCATCAACGTGGACATGGACCTCTCTCCCTTCCTGGGCATCAATCCCTGCGGCTACGAGGGCCTGCGCACCGTGGACATGGCCACCTGCGGCGTGCGCGCCGACCTGTCCGAAGTGGGCCACCGCCTGGCCGCCCGGGTGGTGCCGGAGATATCCAGCGAAGGTTTGTGCGGCTAG
- the rfbC gene encoding dTDP-4-dehydrorhamnose 3,5-epimerase, giving the protein MKITPMAIPDVLMLEPLVHEDERGYFYESFHLARLEKAVGRALNFVQDNQSLSRRNVLRGLHYQVEQPQGKLVRALAGDIFDVAVDLRRQSPTFGQWTGCVLSARNRRQLWIPEGFAHGMLSLSDEAEVLYKVTAYYEPRHDRSLLWNDPAIGIEWPLDGPPRLSAKDRAAPPLAQAETYPA; this is encoded by the coding sequence ATGAAGATCACCCCCATGGCCATTCCCGACGTCCTGATGCTCGAGCCCCTCGTACACGAAGATGAGCGCGGCTATTTCTACGAGAGCTTCCATCTGGCGCGCCTGGAAAAGGCGGTCGGCCGCGCGCTGAATTTCGTGCAGGACAACCAGTCCCTGTCTCGGCGCAATGTGCTGCGCGGCCTGCATTACCAGGTCGAGCAGCCGCAGGGCAAGCTGGTCCGGGCGCTGGCGGGGGACATCTTCGACGTGGCGGTGGACCTGCGCCGCCAATCGCCCACCTTCGGCCAGTGGACCGGCTGCGTGCTGTCGGCGCGGAACCGACGGCAGCTATGGATACCGGAGGGCTTCGCCCACGGCATGCTGTCGCTGTCGGATGAGGCCGAAGTCCTGTACAAGGTCACGGCTTACTATGAGCCGCGGCACGATCGGTCGCTGCTGTGGAACGACCCGGCGATAGGCATCGAGTGGCCCCTGGATGGCCCGCCGCGGTTGTCGGCCAAAGACCGCGCGGCGCCGCCGCTGGCCCAGGCGGAGACCTATCCGGCCTGA
- a CDS encoding YbeD family protein: MNIPPEESLIEYPSDFPIKVMGKHHPEFAQILTEVVLQFDPGFDPATVEMRPSKGGNYLGLTFTVRATSREQLDALYRALHGHPMVSIVL; the protein is encoded by the coding sequence ATGAATATCCCTCCCGAAGAATCCCTGATCGAATATCCGTCCGACTTTCCCATCAAAGTGATGGGCAAGCACCACCCGGAATTCGCGCAGATCCTGACCGAGGTCGTGCTGCAGTTCGACCCCGGCTTCGACCCCGCCACGGTCGAGATGCGGCCCAGCAAGGGCGGCAACTATCTGGGCCTGACCTTCACCGTGCGCGCCACCTCCCGCGAACAACTCGACGCGCTGTACCGCGCCCTGCACGGCCATCCCATGGTGTCCATCGTCCTGTAG
- a CDS encoding cob(I)yrinic acid a,c-diamide adenosyltransferase yields MANRLSVIATRTGDDGTTGLGDGSRTDKDAPRIVALGDVDELNSVLGLLCAEPLPGEVAADLLAIQHDLFDLGAELSIPGYATLADAQVARLDARLAHYNATLAPLREFILPGGSRAAALAHVARTAARRAERSLVALARRESVQVTARQYLNRLSDLLFVLARYLNRADGRTDIHWSSPHARRTD; encoded by the coding sequence ATGGCAAATCGACTGTCCGTGATCGCCACCCGCACCGGCGACGACGGCACCACCGGACTGGGCGACGGCTCGCGCACCGACAAAGACGCGCCGCGCATCGTCGCCCTGGGCGACGTGGACGAGTTGAACAGCGTGCTGGGCCTGCTGTGCGCCGAGCCGCTGCCCGGCGAGGTGGCGGCCGACCTGCTGGCGATCCAGCACGACCTGTTCGACCTCGGCGCCGAACTCAGCATCCCGGGCTACGCGACACTCGCCGATGCGCAGGTGGCACGTCTGGATGCGCGGCTTGCCCACTACAACGCCACGCTCGCTCCGCTGCGCGAGTTCATACTGCCCGGCGGCAGCCGCGCGGCGGCGCTGGCGCACGTGGCGCGCACCGCTGCTCGCCGCGCCGAGCGCTCGCTGGTCGCCCTGGCGCGCCGCGAATCCGTGCAGGTCACCGCCCGGCAATACCTGAACCGCCTGTCCGACCTGCTGTTCGTGCTGGCGCGCTACCTGAACCGCGCCGACGGCCGTACGGACATTCACTGGAGCAGCCCGCACGCGCGCCGGACCGACTGA
- the lipA gene encoding lipoyl synthase: MSTTGESTLPSAEPQAAASAPYDATQKQKSQAKTARIPIKVVPAERLKKPEWIRVRAASPGSRFYDIKRILREHNLHTVCEEASCPNIGECFGKGTATFMIMGDKCTRRCPFCDVGHGRPDPLDPNEPANLARTIAALKLSYVVITSVDRDDLRDGGAAHFVDCITQVREQSPSTRIEVLVPDFRGRLDRALAILNSGPPDVMNHNLETVPRLYKQARPGSDYAHSLKLLAEFKQLHPEVPTKSGLMLGLGETDEEILQVMRDMRAHNVDMLTIGQYLQPSEHHLPVLRYVHPDTFAMFEREAYAMGFTHAAVGAMVRSSYHADQQAHAAGVN; this comes from the coding sequence ATGTCCACGACAGGCGAGTCCACGCTCCCCTCCGCAGAACCTCAGGCCGCCGCGTCGGCTCCTTACGACGCGACGCAGAAGCAGAAGTCCCAGGCCAAGACGGCTCGCATCCCCATCAAGGTGGTGCCGGCCGAGCGCCTGAAGAAGCCCGAATGGATCCGCGTGCGCGCGGCTTCGCCCGGTTCGCGTTTCTACGACATCAAGCGCATCCTGCGCGAGCACAATCTGCACACGGTGTGCGAGGAAGCCTCGTGTCCCAACATCGGCGAGTGCTTCGGCAAGGGCACCGCCACGTTCATGATCATGGGCGACAAGTGCACCCGGCGCTGTCCGTTCTGTGACGTGGGCCATGGCCGTCCCGATCCGCTGGATCCGAACGAGCCGGCCAACCTGGCGCGCACCATTGCCGCGCTGAAGCTGTCGTACGTGGTCATCACCTCGGTCGACCGCGACGACCTGCGCGACGGCGGCGCCGCCCATTTCGTCGACTGCATCACGCAGGTGCGCGAGCAGTCGCCCAGCACCCGCATCGAAGTGCTGGTGCCGGATTTCCGCGGCCGCCTCGACCGCGCCCTGGCGATCCTGAACAGCGGGCCGCCCGACGTGATGAACCACAACCTGGAGACCGTGCCGCGCCTGTACAAGCAGGCCCGTCCGGGGTCGGACTATGCGCATTCGCTGAAGCTGCTGGCCGAGTTCAAGCAGCTGCATCCCGAGGTGCCCACCAAATCCGGCCTGATGCTGGGTCTGGGCGAAACCGACGAGGAGATCCTGCAGGTCATGCGCGACATGCGCGCCCACAACGTCGACATGCTCACCATCGGCCAGTACCTGCAGCCCTCCGAGCACCACCTGCCGGTGCTGCGCTACGTGCATCCGGATACCTTCGCGATGTTCGAGCGCGAAGCCTATGCCATGGGCTTCACGCACGCCGCGGTAGGCGCCATGGTGCGTTCGTCGTATCACGCCGACCAGCAGGCGCACGCGGCCGGCGTGAACTGA
- the hslU gene encoding ATP-dependent protease ATPase subunit HslU, which translates to MSASTMTPGEIVSELDKYIIGQNRAKRAVAVALRNRWRRQQVPEPLRHEIHPKNILMIGPTGVGKTEIARRLAKLANAPFIKIEATKFTEVGYVGRDVDTIIRDLTEFSIKQTRELEMRRVRSHAEDAAEDRILDALVPPARTATGDPERGEDGTARQTFRKRLREGKIDDLEIEIEVAQPMPQMDVMTPPGMEEMAEQLRGMFAGLQRDKKKPKKMKVKEAFKLIVEEEAAKRVNEDDLRATAVANVEQNGIVFLDEIDKIAARQETGGADVSRQGVQRDLLPLVEGTTVNTRYGMVRTDHILFIASGAFHLARPSDLIPELQGRFPIRVELDSLTAKDFISILSDTDASLIKQYSALLATEDVTLEFTDDGIARLAELAFSVNERTENIGARRLYTVMEKLLEDLSFDASAHGARTVKIDAAYVDEQLAETAGSQDLARYVL; encoded by the coding sequence ATGTCCGCATCCACCATGACACCCGGGGAAATCGTCTCCGAGCTCGACAAGTACATCATCGGCCAGAACCGCGCCAAGCGCGCGGTGGCGGTGGCGCTGCGCAACCGCTGGCGCCGCCAGCAGGTGCCCGAGCCGCTGCGCCACGAAATCCACCCCAAGAACATCCTGATGATCGGGCCCACCGGCGTGGGCAAGACCGAGATCGCGCGCCGCCTGGCCAAGCTGGCCAACGCGCCCTTCATCAAGATCGAGGCCACCAAGTTCACCGAAGTGGGCTATGTGGGCCGCGACGTGGACACCATCATCCGCGACCTTACCGAGTTCTCCATCAAGCAGACGCGCGAACTCGAAATGCGCCGCGTGCGCAGCCATGCGGAAGACGCCGCCGAAGACCGCATCCTGGACGCGCTGGTGCCGCCGGCGCGCACCGCCACCGGCGATCCCGAACGCGGCGAGGACGGCACAGCCCGCCAGACGTTCCGCAAGCGCCTGCGCGAAGGCAAGATCGACGACCTTGAAATCGAGATCGAAGTCGCACAGCCCATGCCGCAGATGGACGTGATGACGCCGCCCGGCATGGAAGAGATGGCCGAGCAGCTGCGCGGCATGTTCGCCGGACTGCAGCGCGACAAGAAGAAGCCCAAGAAAATGAAGGTGAAGGAAGCCTTCAAGCTCATCGTCGAGGAAGAAGCCGCCAAGCGCGTCAACGAGGACGACCTGCGCGCCACGGCGGTGGCCAATGTCGAGCAGAACGGCATCGTGTTCCTGGACGAGATCGACAAGATCGCGGCGCGCCAGGAGACCGGCGGCGCCGACGTGTCGCGCCAGGGCGTGCAGCGCGACCTGCTGCCGCTGGTCGAGGGCACCACGGTAAACACGCGCTACGGCATGGTGCGCACCGACCACATCCTGTTCATTGCGTCAGGCGCGTTCCACCTGGCGCGCCCGTCCGACCTGATCCCCGAGCTGCAGGGCCGCTTCCCCATCCGCGTCGAACTGGATTCGCTGACGGCCAAGGACTTCATCAGCATCCTGTCGGACACCGATGCTTCGCTTATCAAGCAGTACTCCGCGCTGCTGGCCACGGAAGACGTGACACTCGAGTTCACCGACGACGGCATCGCGCGCCTGGCCGAGCTGGCGTTCTCGGTCAACGAGCGCACCGAGAACATCGGCGCGCGGCGCCTGTACACGGTGATGGAGAAGCTGCTGGAAGACCTGTCGTTCGACGCCAGTGCGCACGGCGCGCGCACGGTGAAGATCGATGCGGCGTACGTGGACGAACAGCTGGCCGAGACGGCAGGCAGCCAGGATCTCGCGCGCTACGTGCTGTAG
- a CDS encoding aldo/keto reductase, whose translation MKYRRLGSSNLKVSELCLGTMMFGEQTPFDQAEAIVASAREHGLNFIDTADVYNGGRSEEVVGKLLAGQRHDWVLASKIGNVVAKAPNHSHYSRKWMMQGVEDSLRRLDTDYLDILYLHRDFHEENLEEAVWALGDLIRAGKLRSFGVSNFRGWRIAEMIRLCEQLGVPKPVVCQPYYNMLNRNPEVEILPACAHYGLGVVPYSPIARGVLTGKYAPGQAPAPETRAGRGDKRILDTEFREESLQIAQRLTEYCKGRGVLAGHFATAWVLANPVITSVIAGPRTLAQMEDYYAAIDLEITPQEEAMVNGWVTPGHASSHGYNDPSYPFFGRPVAVAE comes from the coding sequence ATGAAATACCGCCGACTCGGCAGCAGCAACCTGAAGGTCTCCGAGCTTTGCCTGGGCACGATGATGTTCGGGGAACAGACGCCGTTCGACCAGGCCGAAGCCATCGTGGCCTCGGCCCGCGAGCATGGGCTCAACTTCATCGACACCGCCGACGTCTACAACGGCGGCCGCTCGGAAGAGGTGGTGGGCAAGCTGCTGGCCGGCCAGCGGCATGACTGGGTGCTGGCCAGCAAGATCGGCAATGTGGTGGCCAAGGCGCCGAACCACTCGCACTATTCGCGCAAGTGGATGATGCAGGGCGTCGAAGACAGCCTCAGGCGTCTGGATACCGACTACCTCGACATCCTGTATCTGCATCGCGACTTCCATGAAGAAAACCTGGAAGAAGCCGTGTGGGCGCTGGGCGACCTGATTCGCGCGGGCAAGCTGCGCAGCTTCGGCGTGTCCAACTTCCGCGGATGGCGCATCGCCGAGATGATCCGCCTGTGCGAGCAGCTGGGCGTGCCCAAGCCGGTGGTCTGCCAGCCCTACTACAACATGCTGAATCGCAATCCCGAGGTCGAGATCCTGCCAGCCTGCGCGCACTACGGCCTGGGGGTGGTGCCATACAGCCCCATCGCGCGCGGCGTGCTGACGGGCAAGTACGCGCCCGGCCAGGCGCCCGCGCCCGAGACCCGCGCGGGCCGCGGCGACAAGCGCATTCTCGACACCGAGTTTCGAGAAGAGTCGCTGCAGATCGCGCAGCGGCTTACCGAATACTGCAAGGGCCGCGGCGTGCTGGCGGGGCACTTCGCCACGGCATGGGTGCTGGCCAATCCGGTGATCACCTCTGTCATTGCCGGGCCGCGCACGCTGGCGCAGATGGAGGACTACTACGCCGCCATCGACCTGGAGATCACGCCGCAGGAAGAAGCCATGGTCAACGGCTGGGTGACGCCGGGGCATGCGTCTTCGCATGGCTACAACGACCCCAGCTATCCGTTCTTCGGCCGTCCGGTGGCCGTGGCCGAATAA